CCAACAAGTGCTTGGCTGCTGCCAAGTGACCTGGCCCTGCGGTTCCACAGCGCTCTGAGGTGCACAGACCTCAAGCACCCGAGGAGGAGAAGCGCATCAACACGACGTCACCATGGAGATTTCAAGATTATTCCACCCACTTCTAGAGATCTCTAAACCACAAACCAAACAACCGGAGCCCTGTGGGTTTTTCAGCGTGATATTCTCAGCCTGCAGTGAAGCGTGGCTGTCTCTCCTGTCAATTATCTCCCTCACACGTCGAGCCATCCCACCAAATCTTCTCTGCAGGAGCCCAGTTTGCACGGCGTGGTTCTCCTGCCAACGATGGCAACTCAGCCCCACACACAAACATCCCAGCAATCAAATCACTTGTGAGGGAATTTCAGACCCCACAGCACAAACTGAGAACCCATCTGTGGGGCTCTGACCTCAACCTCATCTACCTGCCCCTCAACAAGTCACTGCTGCAAATCCTTTGTGTTTTGCCAATGCGCCACTCCTGTTTGCTGACCAGGATTTGGGTGCACGGCAAGTAAATGTTGAGAACAAACAAGTTTTAAACCAAACTGGCTCCAATGGACTCTCGTGCTGCCTGGCCTCCTCCAGCTTCACCCAAACACGACCTCTGGGCCTCAGCACCTCTCATAGACATCTCGCAGCTGCCTGGTGCACAGCAAGGAGGCACTTACCTCTGGCAtctcttcatcttcctcttcagaGGACACCTCTTCCTGCGTGCTCTATGAGGACAAAAAGACAACGATTACATTGTGAGCTTCCTCTGGCAACGCTCCCCTGCTTTCCATGATGCTCCTGAGGCGAGATTTACACACAGAACCAATTTAAAGGCAGAATAAAGCCAAGAACCTTTATAGAAGGTTATAAACCTGAGCAGCTACAGAGGAACGAGGCGAGGGAAGCAGTCAGAAGAAACCAAATAAGAAATATCTCAAACACTGACAGACATCAAACCAGAGAGATAAAGCCAGGCCCACCGAGCTGgccaagggaaaagaaacagaccCTCACCTACTGCATCCCTCTTGCAGGGTTAGGAAGCCTCAGCCTTTAAAAGAAGCTCCAAAAACAAGCCCAGAAAACCCCACCTTGAGGAGTTCCTCACCTGTTCTGCCGGCAGAGGTTGGTCCAACATTTCCACATCGGGATGCTGGGGGAGGTTGTAGAGTTTGCACAGGTCTGAAATTATTCGCTTCAggtgctgcagaagctgcacaAAGAGCAGAGTGATGTCAgaagaacacagcagcacaaggagctgagcactcccccccctcccaggTTGAGTGAGGACCCCACAGATGCTCCTTTCTGCCCTCCAAGCACAGTAGGATCAAACTGCAAGTGCAAACGCATGGGAAGGCACAGTGATAGGAGTCAGAACTGCTGATGTTGTGACTCCTAAACCCTCATTGGGAAGCAAAGCATGTCCCCACCTCAGCGGGTTCAACACGGACGCTATGAGCAGCCACATCCCAACCCATCACCTCTCACCAGtgtatttcctttcctgacttcCACCAGCCTTTCCAGGATAGCTGCCAGGTTGGGATCATCCGACTCCACGGACCAGATGGGGGGAACAGCTGGATAAGACTCctaagaggaaagagaagggggTTGAGCACCGTAACATCCACAATCCCATTGCAATGCTCTGACAGCTCAGAGGGAACCCAAAGGGATCTCAATGCTCTGGGGGCAGAGAGGGGCTCATAAGGGACACCGATAACACCTGCTGATGGATCTCATGCTGGGATGGAAGCGCTGTAGAAAGGCTCCCACTCACATTATCACTGCCGGGTGCTGCTACAGTGAGCCCCgtgatggagctgcagccccacaacCCCCTTTGAAGCTCCGTGGGTGGATGGGGAACGAACCCAGCGCCCACCCCCCACCGGGACGTCCCACAAGAGCCCCGGGGCAGCACGGCCAGGGGTCGGTCCCACCGACTGTAGCTACGGAGCTCGAGCGGTCACGGCCTCGTTACCGCGATACGGCAAAGAACCGGCCCCGCAGGCCCCGCCAACGGCCTCAGGCCGCTTCCCAACGACCGAACGGCGACCGGTACCGCCCCGGACCCGACACGAGGCCCATCTCGGCCCGTTAACCGCCGTCCCCGCCGCCCTGCGGCCCTCACCGTGATGTTGCAATGGATGCGGACGGGTCCGGGCGGCGGCCCCCGGGAAGCGGAACCCCCGGCCCTGGCACCCGCCCCCGGCACGAACTCGCAGCTGATCTCGTCGGGGCAGGCGCTGCCGATACGGAACCGCTCGTGGCCGCGGTGGAAGATGGACTCGAGCAGCCGCAGCTCCCGTTTCAGGAGCCTCCCggccggggccgccgccgccaacccggccccgctccgcccggctccccccgccgccgcctgcgaccccgccgcctcctccgccCCCGCCCGCTGCATCTTCCCATGGAGGGACCCGCTCCGCCCCGACGGCCCCGGGCCCCGCCGCAGACCCCGGAGCCGgcccaagatggcggcgggaTGGCCCCGCGCGCCGGAAGTGACCCCTCCCGCCGCGAGCGGAAGGGGCGGAGCCAACAGCCGGAAGTATCCGCGCGAGAGGCGGGGTTGTGCCGAGAGCCGGAAGTGACGTACCGCAGCGGCGCGGAGTGGAGGGAGGCGCGGGAGAGGGGGCGGGGCCACTGGGCCGAGGGGCGGGGCCTACGGACGAGGGGGCGGGGCCTACGGACGAGGGGGCGGGGCCAGGATCGTCCCGGTTTTTGGGTCCCGGAGGTCGGTGTCCCGGTGCGGGCGGGGCTCTCCCGAGGGTCCGGGCCTGAGCGGATCCGAGCGGGTCCAGCCGGTACCGAACCAGCACAGAGAGGGGGCggctgctgggggggggcaCCGGGAGCTGCCCGGTTCCCTCACTGCACGGTTCCCGGTGCCCCCCCCAGTCCCCATCCCGGTGCTCCCGGTGaccgcggggcgggggcggggcggCTGCGGCCCCACTGAcggcggcggagcggagcggcgcggggcggccccggcACAGCGCACGGCACCGCCTCCcgcccggggccgccccgcccgggccgccgccgccgccgccgccgccgccggctcCAGCACCGCGGAGAGCGCGGGCAGCACCGGGGACAGCGCCGGGGCAGCGGCACCGGGACCGGCACCGGCGGAGGCAGCGGGCCGCCCCCATGGCGCTGCTCCGCTTCCTCTGCCTCCTCGCCGCGCTCCGACGTAAGCACCGGCACCGGGtagaggtgggggggggggggggggagaagaacCGAAGGGAGGGGGCTGCGGCGGCACCGGGGCTGCTCCCGGTGAACAGCGATGTCGGGGGGAGGGGCGGGGAAGGCCCGTTaccgccccgcagcgcccgccGGGCTGGGACGGGGGGTGCGGCTCTGGGATGTTctcaaccccccccctccccatgcgGACCCCCCCGGGGAACCGGGAACCCAACGGgaatccccccccccctccccacctctaCCTGGGTCTGGAGCTGCACAGCCCCGGGCACTCACACCCGTTACAGTCGGACGGcgttgcacacacacacacacactcgtGTCACCCCATCACTCCCATTCGCCATCATCCCGTCACATCCACACTCATCACCCCGTTACACGCTCACTTTCACCCCGTTGTACCCCATCACACACTCATCCTATCACCCCCGTCACTTCGTTACACACTCACAATCCATCACATGCTCACACTCCATCTCTCAATAGCTCACTCACCCCATCACCCCATTGCAGACCCATTCCATCACTCCATCACCCCATTACACACTCACCCCATCACACTCACACCCCATCTCACACCCACCCCATTACACACACACCCCATCACACACCCATCCCATCACCCCATTACACACTCACCCCATCAATCCACCACCCCATCACACACTCATCCCAGCACCACCCCATCACACACCCATCTCATCACCCCATTACACACTCACTCCATCACACACCCATCCCATCACCCCATTACACACTCACTCCACCACCCCATTACACACTCACCCCATCACACTCACACCCCATCACACACCCATCCCATCACCCCATTACACACTCACCCCATCACTCCACCACCCCATCACACACTCGTCCCAGCACCACCCCATAACACCCCCAACCCATCACCCCATTACACACACACCCCATCACACACCCATCCCATCACCCCAATACACACTCACCCCATCACACTCACACCCCATCTCACACCCACCCCATCACACACTCACCCCATCACTCCACCATCCCATTACACACTCATCCCAGCACCACCCCATCACACACCCATTTCATCACCCCATTACACACTCACTCCACCACCCCATTACACACTCACCCCATCACTCCACCACCCCATCACACACCTGTCCCATCACCAACCCATCACACACCCACCCCATCACCCCATCTCACACCCATCCCATCACCCCATTACACACTCACCCCATCTCACACTCACCccatcacacacacaccccatcaCACACCCATCCCATCACCCCATTACACACTCACCCCATCTCACACTCACCCCATCACACACCCACCCCATCACCACCCCATTACACCCTCACACCCACCCCATCACACCCCACCACCCCCTCACACCCACCCCCCGTTACACACCCACCCCCCACACTCTccccagcccccccagccccccgtGCTCAGCCCCCTCCCCGCAGGCAGCCTGTGCACGGACACGGAGGAGCGCCTGGTGGAATACCTCCTGGATCCCTCACGCTACAACAAACTCATCCGCCCGGCCACCAACGGCTCGCAGCTCGTCACCGTGCAGCTCATGGTGTCGCTGGCACAGCTCATCAGTGTGGTGAGTGCTGGGACCCAGCATGGAACGGGCACCCCATAACTACCCCCAGCACCCCTATAACCCTCCCCAGGACCAGATAACACCCTCCCTCCACGACCCCATACTCCCTCCCCGGTCCCTATAACACCCCTAGACCCTATAACCCTCCCCAGGACCAGATAACCCAGCCCCagaccccataacctccccCCGGACACCATAACCCCCCCCCCAGAACCCTATAACTCCCTGCCCTGGACCCCATACTCCCTCCTGTGGTCCCATAACCACCCCCACAAACATATACTATCCCCCCCGGACACCATAACCCCTCCAGGATCCCATACACCCCCCCAGGACCCGATAacccccacctcccccagaCTCCATAACCTCCCCCATAACACCCttagaccccataaccccccccaggaccccataacaccccCCCCAGGACCTGATAACTCCCCACCCCGGACCCCATACTCCCCCCTAAGATCCCATAACTACCCCCAGCACCCCATAACCactcccccccccagcaccctgTAACTGCcccttctctctgcagcacgAGCGGGAGCAGATCATGACCACCAACGTGTGGCTGACCCAGGTGAGCCCCAAGAGAGGGACCCCCATGCTGTGGGACCCCCATATCACCTGCTATGGGACCTCCACCCCCTCTTGCCTTATGCCCCCTGctctgtgatccccctgccccaggacCACGTCCCAGTTTGGTTCCCCTTTGCTTTGTGCCCTTGAAATCCCTGGGACCCCCTTATGCCCTAATTGGGATCCTCACATCCCTTTCCCCTTGACACCAACTGTCCCGGGTCTCACATACCCCCTGATTTAGATCCCCTATAGCCCATGATTTGGGACTCCTGTGCCCCCTGTAATCCCACTGCTCTGGGAtccccccccacctcctgtGCTGGGACCTCTTTGCCCCAttccccccccacacccctCCCAGTGGTGGGGCCTTACTGAGCGCAGCTGCCGGCAGGAATGGGAGGACTATCGCCTCACCTGGAAGCCAGAGGACTTTGACAACATGAAGAAGGTCCGCCTGCCCTCTAAGCACATCTGGCTGCCTGATGTGGTACTCTACAACAAGTAGGTGCTTTTTGggctgtgtgtatgtatgtgtgtgtgtgtgtggagggggggTGTACAAACCCCGACCCCAATGCTGACAGTGCATCCCATCAACCCAGCGCCGACGGGATGTACGAGGTCTCCTTCTACTCCAACGCCGTCATCTCCTATGATGGCAGCATCTTCTGGCTGCCACCCGCCATCTACAAGAGCGCTTGCAAGATCGAGGTGAAGCATTTCCCCTTCGACCAACAGAACTGCACCATGAAGTTCCGTTCTTGGACCTATGACCGCACCGAGATCGATCTGGTGTTAAAGAGTGAAGTGGCCAGCCTGGATGATTTCACACCCAGCGGCGAGTGGGACATCGTGGCGCTGCCGGGACGGCGCAATGAGAACCCGGATGACTCCACCTACGTGGATATCACCTACGACTTCATCATCCGACGCAAGCCGCTCTTCTACACCATCAACCTCATCATCCCCTGCATCCTCATCACCTCCCTGGCCATCCTCGTCTTCTACCTCCCTTCCGACTGCGGAGAGAAGATGACTCTCTGCATCTCCGTCCTGCTCGCCCTCACCGTCTTCTTGCTTCTCATCTCCAAGATCGTGCCGCCCACCTCGCTGGACGTGCCGCTGGTGGGCAAGTACCTCATGTTCACCATGGTGCTGGTGA
This genomic interval from Excalfactoria chinensis isolate bCotChi1 chromosome 32, bCotChi1.hap2, whole genome shotgun sequence contains the following:
- the CHRNB2 gene encoding neuronal acetylcholine receptor subunit beta-2, which produces MALLRFLCLLAALRRSLCTDTEERLVEYLLDPSRYNKLIRPATNGSQLVTVQLMVSLAQLISVHEREQIMTTNVWLTQEWEDYRLTWKPEDFDNMKKVRLPSKHIWLPDVVLYNNADGMYEVSFYSNAVISYDGSIFWLPPAIYKSACKIEVKHFPFDQQNCTMKFRSWTYDRTEIDLVLKSEVASLDDFTPSGEWDIVALPGRRNENPDDSTYVDITYDFIIRRKPLFYTINLIIPCILITSLAILVFYLPSDCGEKMTLCISVLLALTVFLLLISKIVPPTSLDVPLVGKYLMFTMVLVTFSIVTSVCVLNVHHRSPTTHTMPPWVRTLFLRKLPALLFMKQPQQNCARQRLRQRRQTQERAAAATLFLRAGARTCACYANPGAAKAEGGLNGYRERQGQEPEPATPCGCGLEEAVEGVRFIADHMRSEDDDQSVSEDWKYVAMVIDRLFLWIFVFVCVFGTVGMFLQPLFQNYTTNSLLQLGQGTPTSK